The following are from one region of the Geoalkalibacter subterraneus genome:
- a CDS encoding type II toxin-antitoxin system HipA family toxin, protein MSSKPEKHIEAYVWIWLPGEVDPVVAGKLTAEGDTLVFNYGKSYLERGNAISIYDRELPLRSGVLPLPKGLTIPGCIRDSAPDAWGRRVLLNRLLGRKGGNADVSQLDELTYLLESGSDRIGALDFQLSPVEYVPRSPVNAPLEELLRSAERVEKGVPLNPDIDEALHHGSSIGGARPKALIEHQYKKYIAKFSSTTDLYSVVKAEFIAMRLAKLSGLNVAEVVLTSALGKDILLIERFDRIWCDKGWQRRVMLSALTLLSLDEMMARYASYQDLAEIIRHKFSEPQPTLKELFSRIVFNILVGNTDDHARNHAAFWDGEILSITPAYDVCPQGRSGNEATQAMLIRGDNRMSRISSCFEAAHQFFLSPSEARAIVSHQLTMIGDCWDEVCSQAELSETDRRLLWGRQFLNPFAFSDLTGDNAALRSLADEIFKKNTL, encoded by the coding sequence ATGAGTTCTAAACCAGAAAAGCACATAGAAGCTTACGTCTGGATCTGGTTGCCGGGCGAGGTCGACCCGGTCGTCGCCGGAAAACTGACGGCAGAAGGGGATACGCTGGTTTTCAACTACGGCAAAAGTTATCTCGAACGAGGCAACGCCATCTCCATCTATGACCGTGAACTTCCTTTACGATCAGGGGTGCTTCCCCTGCCAAAAGGCCTGACCATCCCCGGCTGCATCCGTGATAGCGCCCCGGATGCCTGGGGGCGACGCGTTTTACTGAACAGACTGCTTGGACGCAAAGGGGGCAATGCCGATGTCTCTCAACTCGATGAACTGACCTACCTTCTCGAATCCGGCTCCGACCGTATCGGCGCACTCGATTTCCAGCTCTCACCAGTCGAATATGTGCCACGCTCCCCGGTCAACGCCCCTCTTGAGGAGTTGCTTCGATCTGCTGAACGTGTTGAGAAAGGCGTCCCCCTGAATCCAGACATTGACGAAGCTTTGCACCATGGCAGCTCGATCGGAGGGGCCCGCCCCAAGGCGCTTATCGAACATCAGTACAAAAAATACATTGCAAAATTTTCTTCGACCACAGACCTGTACAGTGTCGTCAAAGCTGAATTTATCGCCATGCGTCTCGCAAAACTGAGCGGGCTCAATGTTGCTGAGGTGGTTCTGACCTCAGCTCTGGGCAAGGACATCTTACTGATTGAGCGCTTTGACCGTATCTGGTGTGATAAGGGCTGGCAACGCCGGGTCATGCTTTCAGCGCTGACATTACTTAGTCTGGACGAAATGATGGCCCGCTACGCCAGTTACCAGGATCTTGCAGAGATTATCCGGCATAAATTCAGCGAACCTCAGCCCACACTGAAGGAGCTATTTTCCCGCATCGTCTTCAACATCCTCGTCGGAAACACCGACGACCATGCCCGGAATCATGCGGCATTCTGGGATGGTGAAATTCTCTCCATCACTCCCGCTTATGATGTCTGTCCGCAAGGACGCAGCGGAAACGAGGCGACTCAGGCCATGTTGATCAGGGGCGACAATCGAATGAGCCGCATCTCCTCATGTTTCGAAGCCGCGCATCAGTTTTTTTTGTCCCCAAGTGAAGCAAGAGCCATTGTCAGCCATCAACTCACAATGATTGGTGATTGCTGGGATGAGGTCTGCAGTCAGGCAGAACTGAGCGAGACCGATCGCAGATTGTTATGGGGAAGGCAGTTTCTCAACCCCTTCGCGTTCAGTGATCTGACTGGCGACAATGCTGCTCTCAGGTCGCTTGCGGACGAAATTTTCAAGAAAAACACACTCTGA
- a CDS encoding helix-turn-helix transcriptional regulator produces MTQVRAFSKYTMEAVKLLGKQIQLSRKQRRWSEAELAERAGIARATLQRIEKGDMACKIGLVFEVATLVGIKLFDADSETLRGRIHETDERIALLPKHIHPRRKPVDDEF; encoded by the coding sequence ATGACTCAGGTACGTGCTTTTTCGAAATACACCATGGAAGCTGTCAAGCTGCTCGGAAAACAGATCCAGCTTAGTCGCAAGCAACGTCGCTGGTCGGAAGCTGAGCTTGCTGAGCGAGCCGGGATTGCGAGGGCAACCCTGCAGCGGATTGAAAAAGGAGACATGGCCTGCAAGATCGGGCTGGTCTTTGAAGTCGCGACACTTGTCGGAATCAAACTTTTTGATGCGGACAGCGAAACACTAAGAGGGCGAATCCATGAAACCGACGAGCGGATCGCTCTGCTTCCCAAGCATATTCACCCCAGAAGAAAACCGGTCGATGATGAGTTCTAA